The window GAATGACACTCTATATTCTTTATAGAGTGACACTCGAAGCGAATGACACTCTATAAACATGAATcgcaaattcatgtttgtaacaaaagcttgttattattattaaaacaaataaacaaaaaacgatCGGTACTGGATCAGAtcggatatttaaaaaaaagccaaaaaatgcgGATGAGGACATCCCTACCTTAAACACTTGTAAGAAATgtctttgcttaaaaaaaaggtaaataaaacTTTTGTTGGTAAATACTGTAACTTTCAGCTGTTGTTTGagaaaatgtaaatccaaatattttgacCTCAACACAAATCAATATGTTGCTGTTGCTTggaaagtgtttgtttttgttgctacAATGGTATTTTTAAAAGGTATTGTTCGGTTTTGATGGTAGAGTTTCATTTTGACAAACCTGTGAGGCTTTTTCCAACATATGTTGTGTCCTATCTTGCTTAAGTTTTAACACATCGAAAATATGTGTTAGCAATCGGCAAAAACtgtaacatgtaaaaaaaaaaaaaaaactccaaaggagtcagccATGACCTCACTGcgtcactgctgttgtgtggcGTCACGTGGGACAAAGCGGGACCAATTAATGCCACAACTGCTTCCCGGATGTGGGAATTGCATAACAATGCATAaccatgcgggaacaatgcaCGTCCTGCGTACtgtcgtgcactagacgtaaacagtactcGACTTACATAATATGTTGTGCGAGCATTTTCAACTGGCTTTAGCTCGTAGCTTGTAAGGGAGGTAGTCCATTGCTAATTTACTTTGGTACAAGGCTAACATTCTTATTCACAAAGACAGAGAGGTTGGCTGAAGTTTGAAACCACTGAGGGGTGCCACTGCTATTTTGTGTAATACATGCAAGCAAAGGTTATTCTTCTTCTACTTTTGGCTTCTCCCATTTGCCGTTGTCACAGCGTATCACGTGCTTCCATCTGAAGAATATCAATAGTAAAACAGCTTATACCCTCCAATGCTTCTAGTCTTGCTGCCTTTACATCTGCTCTCTTGAACACACagtgtattcatttttttcctccatcatGGCTGCTATCGCTCTACTAGGGATGTGCCGGATAGTCAATGTAGATGAGTATCCGTTATGGATAATGcgtttttgccgagtacgagcatgaaacgagtgtagctcgtcattatccgtaattgtgacggaaaatcctcaatatgtattcattcttcacactctgtgattgatatttttagaacaggctggtgcggactcatgtggtccttagAGGCCACCTGGTGCCTGTGGGCACCGTTTTGGTGACCAAATTTAGAcgacacatacacgcataataaagacgttgatgtgatgtttggagtgtctgtgaatgtatctcgcggtctgtctagtgacaacaaggaagtgtcgttgcaatgacaaatggacTACACacgtttatttagtttgtttagagttggaaatacacatatggtgtttgaattgcactgctgctgatgtgttcaggtcagaataaacataaacataaataaaggaGCAACCGattctgtggggagctacacagTGCCGCTGTCTGTCATCATGTCATGTTAGTAAACAATGCTAGTGATGGTCGTTATATACTGTCATTTGTCCCACCATTATAAAACTGGACATATTTTCACAGCTTTTTCGTGGAATGTCTTCTCAAATATTTTGAAGCCAACCCAGAGGGGGTGCCGCAAAAACCATTTGACTCTAGAACACCGTGTTTGAAATGCACCTTACCGCACGAGACATGTGATTGGCTAAAGATGCTAACCTAGGTTCCAGCTCAGTGTGTTGTTCAAGGTAGCCTCTGGATCCTCTGAAAAGGAGTTTTCTTTCAAATGTGTGGTTCTTTGATATCCATCATGATGTGAAGCAACATTCATCACGTCCACTCCTCAGATGTCTATTAGAAGAATGTAGTGCTTGTTGCTAACCATTTTGACTAAGCTAATGTAAATTTCTTTTTCTCACAATTACATGGAGAAATAAAGACTTCAATGCTAACAAGTGTGGTCGTATGCTTTTGGTCACAAGATGACACAACAATTGATATGTTTCgagatttctttcattttcactctGTATATGATTGGATTGAACAGAGGACCACACACAACTATTTGTAAACTCATTATTAAATGAACACTTTTTGGAAGATCGGACTCCAATTGAGCTGAAATGACATCAaatacacaccaaaaaaaaaatagcacattaaAACCATCAGGTGAGGTAAACATGtctctgctgcttttttctGACTTCTACACAACTGTGATAAGTTATTATAAATGTGTGGTTGTCTCCTATCCATCATGGCGAGGAGCACCTTTGATCACATCTGTTATAGAGATGGCTGTTTAGAAGTATTTTAACTCCCCATGCTGACTTCATGCAAACACAAAAGTACATGTCAGGATAGTTTATTGAGGTGCAGAAGGTGTCAACAATCAcaacattttgcatttcatATCCTTTAAATGGCTTATGCATTGATGAAGGGGGAGGGAAGTGTTAAATCACACACATAAAACGATaagtaaatatttttataacattatttatTGAAGTCTACTCCTCCAAATCTCAACAATTACTGGTAGTTTGTTCGCTCCCTGTGTTTAGATATGACCATTTTATGCATACATACAactatatatgtaaatataaaaataaataataaatgaaattgaTAATAATCACATAAATATAGTTTTGTAAACGAagacatggatggatgaatggataataGATAACGGGGTAGAAcgtgacagaaacattgtatactgtataaatacatgCAGGAAAAAATGAAgcttattaaataaaatagttgAATACAATTTTTGATCAATTATatcagattcaagattcaagagagttttattgtcatgtgcatggtaaaacagcagttataccatgcaatgaaaatcttattctgttcattctcccaaggaaaagaaagaaaaacacaagaaacatcAGATGGTGTTGTTGTCAgctttcttcatcttcttccacatatactgtatcttatAAATGCCACTTTCTAatgtaaatgacattttctaAGGATTACTTGTAGAAATTGCGTGTAGTCACAAGCTGACACAACAATCTCTTGATGTGTTTCgagatttctttcattttcactccGTATATGATTGGATTGAACAGAGGACCATACACAACTATTTGTAAACTCATTAAATGTACACTTTTTGGAAGATCTGATTCCAGTCGAGCTGAAATGACATcaaatatgcacaaaaaaaggcagCACATTAAAACCATCAGGTGAGGTAAACATGTCTCTGTAGCCTTTTTCCTGACTTCTACACAACTGTGATAAGCTATGACAAATATCTTTATGTAGGTAAAAAGGATGAAAATCATAGGAACAACAATAATATTTAGCATGGCAAACAAACCATAAGCATTAAGAAATGTTGATTTTACACAATAAAGCCTAAAAATGTTACTGTTGCAAAAAATTCCGTCTGTTGTAAAGTCACAGAGTTTTTGTTTAGAATTAATTACAATTGCTACTGCAACCTCGAGTGCAGGTAGAAACCAGGCCACAGTCAAGAGGACAGTGACAGTTATATTTGCCATGATAGTTGGATATTGCAGAGGTTTGCAGATAGACACATACCTGTCATAAGCCATGGCTGACAGCAGTAAGATATCTGACATTCCtaaagaataaaatataaaatattgaaacatACAAGCTGAGTAAGAAATGGTCTGTTTTTGAGATAAGACATCAATGAAAAGTTTGGGGTAGATAGCAGTGCTAAACAAAACAGAGTTGAGTGACAAAGCTGCAATGAAAATGTACATAGGCTCATGAAGGTTCCTGTGAATCCAGATTAGACATATAATGGTGCAATTAGTGCACAGGATAAGAATATAGAGTGTCATCAAGATGACAAAGTAAAGATATCTGTATTTGTCCACTGCTATATAGCCACCGAGAGTTATATATGTTCCATTGAATTCAGCATCCATGAAATAAATCCCAGATGAAAAAGACTAGCAGACTGTGTCAAAGCAAATAATGAAGATCACATCGATGTACAGGTAGCTTTTACCTCCCCAATACACACACTGAGGTGTTGGATTAACATGACATCTTTTATAAGTCCACTCTCCATGAATCTCATGAATTGCTCCACCAAGAGTTGCTGTCATATTAGCAAGCCTATTCAAGCCTTCATGGTGGTGTTGATAGAAGTTTCTGTGAGCAGTCAATGTTGAGAAGAGTAACAGGTCATCCACCTTATAAGGATGACTCACAGGATGAAGACTGCCTGCGATTGGCCTCCAAGTTGAGGAGGCGTTTTGTAATCTTTTAGGTACCGTAGTTACAACCATCAGACCATTCTCACAAAAGGGAGGTGGGCCGTTGCTCATTTATGAATcatcaaagaatgattcatgagatgtattccattgtaaccttcatgttcaaataaactaaaccaaaccaaaacttaACAATTACATCACATCTTCTTtagctgtggaacacacgtaaacaagatggccgtggcgctccatcgcggatgaagatgcgggcatcttcatcacatacacacaaatggagAGGCGGCAAAGGTATTGTTAGGTTTTGTTTGTAGTTTCATTTTGACAAACCTGTGAGGCTTTTTCCAACATATGTTGTGTCCTTTCATGAGTTTTGACACAGCGTAAATATGTGTTAGCAATCGGCAAAAACtgtaacatgtaaaaaaaaactccaaaggagtcagccATGACCTCACCGCACATTACTCCTGTTGTGTGGCGTCACGTGGGACAAAGCGGGACCAATTAATGCCACAACTGCTTCCCGGATGTGGGAATTGCTGGTGACAATGCATAaccatgcgggaacaatgcaCGTCCTGCGTACTGTcatgcactagacgtaaacagtactcGACTTACATAATATGTTGTGCGAGCATTTTCAACTGGCTTTAGCTTGTAGCTTGTAAGGGAGGTAGTCCATTGCTAATTTACTTTGGTACAAGGCTAACATTCTTATTCACAAAGACAGAGAGGTTGACTGAAGTTTGAAACCACTGAGGGGTGCCACTGCTATTTTGTGTAATACATGCAAGCAAAGGTTATTCTTCTTCTACTTTTGGCTTCTCCCATTTGCCGTTGTCACAGCGTATCACGTGCTTCCATCTGTAGAACATAAATACTAAAACAGCTTATACCCTCCAATGCTTCTAGTCTTGCTGCCTTTCCACCTGCTCTCTTGAACacagtgtatacatttttttcctccaatcTCTCTAGTAGGGATGAGCTGGATAGTCATTGTAGATGAGTATCCgttatggataatgcatttttgccgagtacgagcatgaaatgagtgTAGCTTGTCATTATCCATAATTGTGACGGAAAATCCTCAATATGTATTCGCTtttcacactctgtgattgatatttttagaacaggctggcgcggactcatgtggtccttagggGCCACCTGGTGCCTGTGGGCACCGTTTTGGTGACCCAATttggaccacacatacacgcataataaagacatttatgTGATGTGTgaagtgtccgtgaatgcatctcgcggtctgtctaggaagtgtcgttgcaatgacaaatggacTACACACATTTAATTagtttgtttagagttggaaatacaCATATGAtgtttgaattgcactgctgttgatgtgttcaggttagaataaacataaacataaataaaggaCCAACCGattctgtggggagctacacagTGCCGCTGTCTGTCATCATGTCATCTTAGTAAACAATGCTAGTGATGGTCGTTATTGTCACGTGGTGGCACACGGCCTGGTAACTGgattccaagatgcagagagacaCCGGTGGcaatttataatatttaatgCGTTAGTCGTGGTACAGAAAAtttacagtccaaaaacatacacagcCGCGGGGAAAAACAAGAACTAAAGGCGCTGCACAAAAAAACTGGCAGGAACTAAggacaaaatacaaaaactaagGTAGATGCGAACAAACAGAAACTACACAAAAACTAGGAACTGAACTAGATACTTCAgccaaaagcaaaaacatctaCAGCAATGTAAACTAAGGATGAATATCATTAGCGTGGAACCTGGCAAATGACTAAGTGTGGAGCACAGGTCTAAATAGTCCAACGAagattgagaacaggtgtgtaCAGGAACTCCTCCCCTAGGTAGGCAGGTGCACTGCAACAAAATACCATTTGGTGGCAGGATAGCAGCAACATAACTATGACAGTACTCCCCCCTCTTAAGTCGACCCATGGCGGCTTATCTGGTTTATCAGGATGGGACGAGTGGAACTCGCTAATGAGAGTTAGAtcaaggatacaggagcgggcaACCCACGAACGTTCCTCAGGACCATACCCTTCCCAATTGACCAGATACTGCCACCCTCTACCCCTTCTTCTAACGTCTAAAATAGCCTTAACTGTGTAAGCGGGTAAGCCATCGATCATACGCGGCGGGGGCGGATCCTCGACCGGAGGGCACAGCGGACTTGAAGATACTGGCTTGATCAGAGAGACGTGGAAAACAGGATGAACCCTCATCATCGACGAGAGTTGGAGCTTGACTGGCAAAGGGTTAATAATAGTCTCAATACTGTAAGGACCGATGAATCTGGGGGACAGCTTCCGGCTGGATCCTGCTAATGGTAAGTCACAGGTGGAGAGCCATACCTGGTCCCCCAGGTGGCACGGATAATCTTCCTTCCGGGCACTCGCTTGGCAGTTCCAACTCCGTGGCTACATCCATCATTCTTTTCTCAATGTCCCAGCGCAGTCCCCCCAAGACTCGGGCTACAGGTAAGATGGTTTCTGGTGGTCCGTCTTCCTAGACAGGGTCGAAGATTCTGGAGAGAGCATCGGGTTTAATATTTCTTGAACCAGGTCTGTAAGTAATGGAAAAATTAAATCTTGTCAAGAATAATGACCAACGGACTTGATGAGAGTTGAGTCTTTGAGCCGTACGGATGTAGGCTAGATTCTTGTGGTCGGTGACAACAATGAAAGGTTGGGCTTCACCCTCCAACCCGTGCCGCCACTTCCGCAGCGCAAGAACAATGGCAAGTAATTCTCTGTTACCCACATCATAATTACTCTCAGCCCTGGTGAGGCGACaagagaagaatgcacacgggtggaGCCTCTGGTCAACCGGGGATCGTTGGGAaaggacggctcccactcctgtatccgaggTATCAACTTCAGTACCGGCGCGGAAGTAAATGATTTAAGCTTGACAAAAGCGGTTTCGGCTTCTGGAGACCACTAGCTTGGTAGATGTAAGCTTCGTCAGAGGTTCCACCTTACTGCTGTAAGGGTAGAATGAAACACCTATAAAAATTGGCaaaccccaggaacctctgtAGATGCTTCCTTGATGTGGAAGAGGGCCAATCGACCACTGCCTgtatcttggcgggatcggctctaaGTTGACCattctccacaatgtaccccaggaAAGATACCGTAGAGACATGGAACTCGCACCTCTCTGCCTTGACAAAGAGCTGGTTCTCCAGAAGCCGCTcaagcaggatcaataggctgatcaggagagcgaactctgtcctggacggtcctctggactccgtggaggaagtgggggagagaaggatgttggctaagctgacatccatcatgaacaacacctctcacccgctacatgacactgttgtttccctgagcagctccttcagcagcagactgttacacccacggtgtaagaaggagaggttccgcaggtccttcataccgaccgctgtcaggctctacaacacctgcaccacctgaaccatgttgtagacactatgctttctttacactgttctctttacttgtcttgctgctgtaacaagtaaatttccccgctgtgggataaataaagtacatacaatacaatacaatacaagcaCCTGACGTACATGGCGAACGTGATCCTGTAATGAATTGGAGAAGATTAATATGTCGTccaaaaaacaaagcagaacTGATTAAGATAGTCACGGAGAACGTTATTGATGAGATTTTGGAAAACGCCGGGTGCGTTGGTGAGACCAAAGGGCATGACTAGGTATTGGTAATGTCCGAGTGGAGTGTTAAATgctgtcttccactcgtctccctccCTTGTGCGCACCAGGGGGTAAGCGTTCCGTAGATCTAATTGTGAAAAAACTTTAGCTGCATGTAGCGAGGAAAAAGCTGAGTCCATGAGCGGAAGAGAGTAGGAATTCTTACCTGTGATATCATTTAATCCACGATAATCGATACAAGGTCGTAGCGACTTATCCTTTTTCTCGACAAAAAAGAAGTCGACCCCCAGGGGCAACGTG is drawn from Dunckerocampus dactyliophorus isolate RoL2022-P2 chromosome 9, RoL_Ddac_1.1, whole genome shotgun sequence and contains these coding sequences:
- the LOC129187342 gene encoding olfactory receptor 10J4-like: MDAEFNGTYITLGGYIAVDKYRYLYFVILMTLYILILCTNCTIICLIWIHRNLHEPMYIFIAALSLNSVLFSTAIYPKLFIDVLSQKQTISYSACMFQYFIFYSLGMSDILLLSAMAYDRYVSICKPLQYPTIMANITVTVLLTVAWFLPALEVAVAIVINSKQKLCDFTTDGIFCNSNIFRLYCVKSTFLNAYGLFAMLNIIVVPMIFILFTYIKIFVIAYHSCVEVRKKATETCLPHLMVLMCCLFLCIFDVISARLESDLPKSVHLMSLQIVVYGPLFNPIIYGVKMKEISKHIKRLLKLLFRGSRGYLEQHTELEPRWKHVIRCDNGKWEKPKVEEE